In Thermodesulfovibrionales bacterium, the following are encoded in one genomic region:
- a CDS encoding IS3 family transposase: MYPDTDGLVYLAVILDVFSRKVVGWAISTRIDTELTRGALRMAIETRCPPRGCIHHSDRGMQYAAHEYVDDLKAAGFQISMSRKGNPYDNAQAESFMKTLKNEEVYLWDYKTFEDVRKRVPYFIEEVYNERRLHSALGYCPPNEYEALVANKETRTRQTQLTSEALSV, translated from the coding sequence ACTGACGGCCTTGTCTATCTTGCGGTCATTCTCGATGTCTTCTCCCGGAAAGTTGTTGGCTGGGCGATCTCCACGAGGATCGATACGGAGTTGACCCGCGGGGCGTTACGGATGGCTATTGAGACGAGATGTCCCCCAAGAGGCTGCATTCACCATTCAGACAGGGGTATGCAGTACGCCGCACACGAGTACGTCGATGATTTGAAGGCCGCCGGCTTCCAGATCAGCATGTCACGTAAGGGGAACCCTTACGACAATGCTCAGGCGGAGAGCTTTATGAAAACCCTGAAGAACGAGGAGGTGTACCTATGGGACTATAAGACCTTTGAGGACGTAAGGAAACGGGTTCCCTATTTTATCGAGGAAGTGTACAATGAAAGACGGTTGCATTCGGCACTGGGCTATTGTCCACCAAACGAATACGAAGCCCTGGTGGCAAACAAAGAAACCAGAACGCGTCAGACCCAGCTAACCTCAGAGGCACTTAGTGTCTAG